From Marinitoga sp. 1197, the proteins below share one genomic window:
- a CDS encoding PD-(D/E)XK nuclease domain-containing protein: IKSLLFYLGFMTFEKKGLRTYLKIPNYSMKKIFSEYFTEYIEERLTEYIDTDEIENAIITILEDGKIEPFAKEIENLLSKMDNRIFMGLDEKYIKAIMYSYLILTPYAMVKMEYPVENGYIDIAMFKRYEEVPYEAIIEVKYIKQKEYTEEKLKMKIKQAKEQIEKYKKSYELNTKNETMKKYIIVFVGKEAKYIEEIK, encoded by the coding sequence ATAAAATCATTATTATTCTATCTTGGATTCATGACATTTGAAAAAAAAGGATTAAGGACATATTTAAAAATACCAAATTACTCAATGAAAAAAATATTCTCAGAATACTTCACAGAATACATAGAAGAAAGGTTAACGGAATATATAGACACAGATGAAATAGAAAATGCAATAATAACGATATTAGAAGATGGAAAAATAGAACCATTTGCCAAAGAAATAGAAAACCTATTAAGCAAAATGGACAACAGAATATTCATGGGATTAGATGAAAAATACATAAAAGCAATAATGTATAGTTATCTAATACTAACGCCATATGCAATGGTAAAAATGGAATATCCAGTAGAAAATGGATATATAGACATAGCAATGTTCAAAAGATACGAAGAAGTACCATATGAAGCAATAATAGAAGTAAAATACATAAAACAAAAAGAATACACAGAAGAAAAATTAAAAATGAAAATAAAACAGGCAAAAGAACAAATAGAAAAATACAAGAAATCATATGAATTAAACACAAAAAATGAAACGATGAAAAAGTATATAATTGTTTTTGTTGGTAAAGAAGCGAAGTATATTGAGG